Proteins encoded by one window of Fusarium graminearum PH-1 chromosome 1, whole genome shotgun sequence:
- a CDS encoding calcium-transporting ATPase 1, whose product MQLPWGGRDGPGNDTLLPTSNIPSITGHVGENTTSKDGDHSQRPRHHARTTSSDARNVADHFSYMTPSEAAANLRTSLTLGLTPNEALTRLGDYGPNEIPHEPPEPLWLRFIKQFQEPLILLLLVSAGTSLLLGNTDDAISITVAVTIVVSVGFVQEYRSEKSIEALNHLVPNHAHLVRGQGKVSPTGKTPTWPPRADDEDSALTPGSVTPVGDILDATSSKVMASQLVPGDLVLFTTGDRIPADIRVTKAADLTIDASNLTGETEPVRVTAEARSRGFGSYGLDKNELPRPASLAPAEHGDSHGDGIHNIAYMGTLIKSGHGQGIVFATGGHTHFGTIATSVSGTESPRSPLQLSMDDLGSQLSKASFVVIGLISIVGWLQGKKLLEIFTISISLAVAAIPEGLPIIVTVTLALGVHRMARHNAIVRRMPKVETLGSVNVVCTDKTGTLTTNHMTTTRMWYFGAQEPVEVESDNEDVGSSMESNQATLRVLRIGNIANDARLAQKYTEHGQAATAVLSSTLGRDQVSTYTRWVGQPTDVAMLDLLDRFKEHDVRTSIGPRVSETPFSSERKWMGVTIGSETKSDREYAYMKGSIEKVLAACDTYLEKDGREIVLDSSRRQEALQAAEAMAVKGLRVLAFASGHVSRTARNKSTARSTPGFDRSESPSSHAPEDIYKHLTFAGLVGMRDPPRPGVGRSIRRLMRGGVKVIMITGDAETTALAIGKQLGMTIAAPMGHTGSQNSVKPVLRGDEVDRMSEADLAQAMEHTTIFARTNPDHKLKIIRALQSRGDIVAMTGDGVNDAPALKKADIGISMGRHGTDVAKEAADMILTDDDFSTILRAIEEGKGIFNNIQNFLTFQLSTSAASLALVFICTCFGFKSPLNAMQILWINIIMDGPPAQSLGVEKVDPDVMTKPPRRRGDPVLTRKLIQRVLTSAAIITVGTMLIYRREMVADGQVTRRDTTMTFTCFVFFDMFNALSCRSESKSILRGEVGVFSNNLFNWAVALSIAGQLLVIYFPWLQETFQTEALGFFDLVRLVFLCSTVFWADELRKYLKYGKRRFGNGYSQAV is encoded by the exons ATGCAGCTGCCATGGGGCGGCCGCGACGGTCCGGGAAATGACACCTTGCTTCCGACATCCAatatcccatccatcaccgGACATGTAGGCGAAAACACCACTTCCAAAGACGGCGACCATTCGCAACGCCCTCGTCACCATGCCCGAACTACTTCTTCTGATGCACGG AATGTCGCCGATCATTTCTCCTATATGACCCCAAGCGAAGCTGCAGCGAATCTACGAACGTCCCTTACTCTCGGCCTCACTCCAAACGAGGCCTTGACCAGACTCGGCGATTACGGTCCCAACGAAATTCCTCACGAACCCCCAGAGCCATTGTGGCTGCGATTCATCAAACAGTTCCAGGAGCCCCTTATCCTGCTCCTCCTAGTATCGGCTGGTACCTCACTCCTCCTGGGAAACACAGACGATGCTATCAGCATCACTGTTGCGGTTACCATTGTTGTATCTGTTGGGTTTGTACAAGAGTACCGTTCTGAGAAGTCCATCGAGGCTCTGAACCATCTTGTGCCGAATCATGCCCATCTGGTTCGGGGCCAGGGCAAGGTGTCGCCAACAGGAAAGACCCCGACATGGCCTCCGCGcgctgatgacgaggactcTGCTTTGACTCCTGGATCTGTTACCCCGGTTGGAGATATATTGGATGCGACTTCGTCCAAAGTTATGGCTTCACAGTTGGTTCCCGgcgatcttgttcttttcaCCACTGGCGATCGCATTCCTGCCGATATCCGCGTTACAAAAGCTGCCGATTTGACAATTGATGCATCGAATCTTACCGGTGAGACTGAACCTGTCCGAGTAACGGCTGAAGCGCGCAGCCGTGGCTTTGGCAGTTacggccttgacaagaacgagCTGCCACGACCCGCATCCCTTGCCCCAGCCGAGCATGGCGATTCTCACGGAGATGGTATTCACAACATTGCGTACATGGGAACTTTGATCAAGTCCGGTCATGGTCAAGGTATCGTCTTTGCGACTGGAGGACACACGCATTTCGGCACCATCGCTACGAGCGTTTCTGGCACCGAAAGCCCGCGTTCTCCACTTCAATTGTCGATGGACGATCTTGGCTCGCAGCTCAGCAAAGCTTCATTCGTAGTGATTGGTCTTATTTCGATCGTTGGTTGGCTCCAAGGGAAGAAGCTCTTGGAGATATTCACGATTTCGATTtcgcttgctgttgctgctatTCCCGAAGGCCTGCCCATCATTGTCACCGTCACCTTGGCTCTTGGAGTACATCGCATGGCTAGGCACAATGCAATTGTGCGAAGGATGCCCAAGGTTGAGACATTGGGATCTGTGAATGTAGTTTGCACTGACAAGACAG GCACTCTTACTACGAATCACATGACGACTACCCGCATGTGGTATTTTGGAGCCCAAGAACCGGTTGAGGTTGAGTCTGATAATGAAGATGTGGGATCCAGTATGGAATCCAACCAAGCTACTCTACGTGTTCTCCGCATAGGCAACATTGCCAACGATGCGCGACTTGCTCAAAAGTACACCGAACATGGTCAGGCTGCCACAGCCGTCCTGTCTTCTACCCTTGGCCGCGACCAAGTATCTACTTATACTCGTTGGGTTGGACAGCCGACCGATGTTGCTATgcttgacctccttgatcGCTTCAAAGAGCACGATGTCAGAACATCTATTGGTCCGCGAGTCAGCGAAACGCCTTTCAGTTCTGAGAGAAAGTGGATGGGTGTTACAATTGGTTCAGAAACAAAGAGCGACAGGGAATATGCGTATATGAAGGGCTCTATCGAAAAGGTATTGGCAGCATGCGACACCTAtcttgagaaggatggaaggGAGATAGTGCTTGACTCGTCACGCCGCCAAGAGGCTCTTCAAGCTGCTGAGGCCATGGCTGTCAAGGGCCTGCGGGTGTTGGCATTCGCGAGCGGCCATGTCTCACGTACAGCGAGAAACAAGTCTACTGCGCGCAGTACTCCTGGTTTTGACCGAAGCGAGAGTCCTTCCTCTCATGCTCCAGAGGATATCTACAAACATCTAACTTTCGCCGGTCTTGTTGGTATGCGCGATCCTCCTCGGCCTGGAGTCGGGCGTTCAATAAGACGTCTGATGCGTGGCGGTGTCAAGGTGATCATGATTACCGGCGATGCTGAAACTACGGCGCTTGCAATTGGAAAACAATTGGGCATGACGATCGCGGCACCTATGGGTCACACAGGCAGTCAGAATTCTGTGAAGCCTGTCCTACgtggtgatgaggttgataGGATGTCCGAAGCGGATCTAGCACAGGCCATGGAACATACAACGATATTTGCGCGAACAAACCCGGACCACAAGCTGAAGATCATTCGGGCCCTTCAGTCAAGAGGCGATATCGTCGCCATGACTGGAGATGGTGTCAACGATGCGCCGGCACTCAAGAAAGCCGATATTGGTATCTCTATGGGCCGTCACGGAACTGATGTTGccaaagaagcagcagaTATGATCCTGACGGATGATGACTTTTCCACAATTCTTCGAGCAATTGAGGAGGGCAAaggcatcttcaacaacatccagaaCTTCCTCACCTTCCAACTCAGCACTAGCGCTGCCAGTTTGGCTCTTGTTTTTATCTGCACCTGCTTCGGCTTCAAGTCCCCCTTGAATGCCATGCAGATTCTGTGGATTA ATATCATCATGGATGGTCCTCCTGCTCAGTCTCTAGGCGTCGAAAAGGTTGACCCCGATGTGATGACCAAGCCCCCGCGCAGACGAGGAGATCCTGTACTTACGCGAAAGCTTATTCAACGTGTGCTCACATCGGCTGCCATCATTACTGTCGGGACAATGCTCATCTACCGTCGTGAAATGGTGGCCGATGGTCAGGTGACTCGACGAGATACCACCATGACATTTACATgcttcgtcttcttcgacaTGTTTAACGCTTTGAGTTGCCGATCTGAGTCCAAGTCGATCCTCCGGGGCGAAGTTGGGGTCTTTTCTAACAACCTGTTTAACTGGGCCGTTGCTCTCAGCATTGCTGGCCAGTTGCTTGTCATCTACTTCCCCTGGCTCCAGGAGACCTTCCAGACTGAAGCTCTTGGGTTTTTCGATCTTGTTCGACTTGTTTTTCTATGCAGCACGGTGTTTTGGGCGGACGAGCTGCGAAAATATCTTAAGTACGGGAAACGGCGTTTTGGTAACGGATACAGTCAAGCGGTGTGA